TTGGGAGGATGACCGTAAAGACCTGACATGTCAGAAAAATCTGAATCGAAAGTGGCTATGGCGTAATTATTCTCTTTAGCATACGACCAAATCTGCAAATCAGTAAAGTTTTCCAGGTTCAACAATATTACTTGAGCACACCCGGGAAAGCTGTCTTCAATTAATGTCAAAACGCGAAACGAAATATTTTGGTCGAATAGAATTCTCATCAGGCCACCCTTGTTCTACCCTCTCTGTCAGCAGCATAAGCCAAACAAGCCCTTATATCCCTTTCTGTCAATTCCGGAAAATCAGCAACAATCTCAGCAATACTCATCCCCGAAGCGAGCCAGCCCAATACATCATCTACTGAAATCCTTGTATCTCTTACGCATGGCCGGCCAAATCGAACCTCGGAACGAATACGAATAATTTGCTGATACTCCTTCATGGTAGGTTGAGATTACGTTTACGTCTCGTCAAAATCAATGTGCGCATCCTGGGACGCCCTTCCACAAATATCGTAAAAATCCGTCAAAGAAAATCGTTGAAGGAATGTTGCATGAACCCACTTCAACGGCCATTTCCACGGAATAAAAACTTTCCAACAATACCCATAAAGGGTGCAAATCGTGGTTCTATCCTCTTCAATTTCCCGTAATTTTGGAGCGTGGATTACTTAAACGAACTCAACGAATCACAGCGGGCCGCAGTGCTGCATACTGAAGGCCCCAGCATGGTGATTGCCGGCGCTGGTTCCGGAAAAACCCGGGTGCTCACCTACAAAATTGCACACCTTATTGAAAAAGGAGTGGACCCCTTCAACATCCTGGCGCTCACCTTCACCAACAAGGCGGCACGCGAGATGAAAGAGCGTATCGGGCAAATTATTGGCGAGGCCGAAGCGCGCAACATCTGGATGGGAACCTTTCACTCGGTGTTTGCCCGAATTCTTCGCTTTGAAGCTGAAAAACTGGGCTACCCCTCCAACTTCACCATTTACGATACTGCCGATAGCAAGAGCCTGCTCAAGTCTATCATCAAAGACATGCAGCTCGACGACAAAATTTATAAGCCCGGTTTGGTGCTCGGACGAATTTCGGCTGCCAAAAACAACCTTATTTCTCCGCAGGCTTACAAAGAAAACAGCGATGTAGCCGGTGAAGACCACCTAAGCGGACGACCCAAGCTGGCCGATATATACCACGCCTACGCCGTGCGCTGCTACCGCGCCGGAGCCATGGATTTCGACGACCTGCTGTACAACACCAACGTGCTGCTGCGCGACTACCCCGATGTGCTTCACAAATACCAGCACAAGTATC
The window above is part of the Cryomorphaceae bacterium genome. Proteins encoded here:
- a CDS encoding DUF433 domain-containing protein, which translates into the protein MKEYQQIIRIRSEVRFGRPCVRDTRISVDDVLGWLASGMSIAEIVADFPELTERDIRACLAYAADREGRTRVA